In Neorhodopirellula lusitana, one genomic interval encodes:
- a CDS encoding DUF1559 domain-containing protein has protein sequence MSFADRPSLSRCNPESHPSLPVHGIQNRRGFTLVELLVVIAIIGVLVGLLLPAVQAAREAARRMSCSNNMKQLGLAMHNYHSAYKQLPRQFGGTFGSIPSGLAANNQRRYAPGHNSGELSALVGLTPFVEQQALWEQISNPFKATTGNIYQPMGPYPGRTLAESVNAAAGVYDPWITEIQTLRCPSDPGVGLPAHARTNYGVCFGDAIDQSNANYYHPYHGAVMASTTTQTAIKTASRGMWQPEFTGKFRDVLDGLSNTIAMGEFITDLGDGDKRSALVRGSGNGADVQRTGGALACEGFVDPDRPRFWDDGATILQSGAPERRRGYKWASGYTLYTGFFTVLPPNREMCWRGPDNFREGIAPPSSNHQGGCHILMGDGAVKFITDSIDAGGLSSRAMVSTSANNNDPLSVAGAASPFGLWGNLGTRGGREVITEEF, from the coding sequence ATGTCTTTTGCAGACCGCCCCTCCCTCTCTAGGTGTAACCCTGAGTCGCACCCGTCATTACCTGTTCACGGTATCCAGAATCGCCGGGGCTTCACCCTTGTCGAGCTATTGGTAGTCATCGCCATCATTGGCGTCCTCGTAGGCTTGCTGCTTCCTGCCGTCCAGGCTGCACGCGAGGCTGCACGTCGCATGAGTTGCAGCAACAACATGAAGCAGCTCGGTTTGGCAATGCACAACTACCATTCTGCTTACAAGCAATTACCTCGCCAATTCGGTGGTACCTTCGGATCAATTCCTAGCGGGCTAGCTGCCAATAACCAACGCAGATACGCTCCCGGGCACAACAGTGGTGAACTGTCGGCACTGGTCGGCCTGACCCCATTTGTGGAGCAGCAGGCATTGTGGGAGCAAATCTCTAATCCTTTCAAGGCGACTACCGGAAACATCTATCAGCCCATGGGGCCTTATCCGGGACGGACGTTGGCCGAGTCAGTGAATGCGGCCGCTGGTGTCTACGATCCCTGGATTACAGAGATTCAGACGCTGAGATGTCCAAGCGACCCAGGGGTTGGGCTGCCTGCCCATGCCCGAACCAATTATGGGGTTTGCTTTGGTGACGCGATCGATCAATCCAATGCGAACTATTACCACCCTTACCACGGGGCGGTCATGGCGTCCACGACAACACAGACTGCTATCAAGACGGCGTCACGTGGAATGTGGCAGCCTGAATTCACGGGCAAATTCCGGGATGTGCTAGACGGTTTGTCGAACACGATTGCAATGGGAGAGTTCATTACTGACCTTGGTGACGGCGACAAGCGTTCCGCTTTGGTTCGGGGATCCGGAAACGGTGCCGATGTGCAGCGCACCGGTGGTGCTCTTGCATGTGAAGGTTTCGTCGATCCAGATCGCCCGCGCTTTTGGGATGACGGGGCTACAATCCTTCAAAGCGGTGCACCAGAGAGAAGACGAGGCTACAAGTGGGCCTCCGGCTACACGTTATATACCGGCTTCTTCACCGTTTTGCCGCCCAACCGAGAGATGTGCTGGCGTGGTCCGGACAACTTCCGCGAAGGGATTGCCCCACCGAGTAGTAATCACCAGGGTGGCTGCCATATTTTGATGGGAGACGGTGCGGTGAAATTCATTACCGATTCAATTGACGCTGGAGGCCTATCCTCCCGGGCGATGGTTTCAACTTCGGCCAATAACAATGATCCTTTGTCGGTTGCAGGTGCGGCCAGTCCTTTCGGTCTCTGGGGGAACCTCGGAACCCGTGGTGGACGAGAAGTCATTACCGAGGAATTCTAA
- a CDS encoding DEAD/DEAH box helicase produces MPAHKIAVLPSGHLHLVTATAEDVAFGIAAELPAKLIAAFNKSAATGLTSLVSSASDGSLPASLQFWRAFANRYFTALRRRNATGGHDWQSPEPPDDETLCEVLAAAPPMLGLEYANPNSLRETWAGLDEQTAAAANKRKGGLAGYLHSLRPEWNLLGRVTFHLAENKKNPDRPFAFLATYTQPESTGRTPRHIPLSEALKASIAAGDTKQLDALLTPVARAAESCPPIANMLESKALFAPQAWGIGQAYEFFTSVPQLEESGVIVRVPDWWNAARPPRPQVTVRVGSKSQSVLGGDSLDLDVDVSVDGQPLSPDEVAALMNAREGMALLRGKWVQVDAEQLESALHQWVELRDAHATGVGFLEGMRLLSGASITGNDVDESLQPWTRIEPGDWLAETLDSLRDPSDKLELDPHNRLNASLRPYQADGVAWLYFATKLGLGVCLADDMGLGKTIQIISLLLQLKYPATKSKKKAPSKNAKPLKDTTANPSLLILPTSLLGNWQREVERFAPDLKLYIAHRSSADASELKRIADNPAKELAGYDLVATTYGLARRQKWLSEVDWNLVILDEAQAIKNSGAAQTKAIKQIPARGRIALSGTPVENHLGDLWSLFDFCSPGLLGTASQFKKFVNSKDEADRIARLASVRRLISPYVLRRMKTDPRIVPDLPQKTEMRVDCGLTTTQVALYKAVTDDLQRSLDIASGIQRRGMVLGALMQLKQICNHPALHLKQSDFNVDASGKYSQLRSIAEALIEKQEKMLVFTQFQSMCGPISEFLSGVFNRQGLVLTGKTATKKRGQLVKQFQEESGPPFFVISVKAGGTGLNLTEASHVVHFDRWWNPAVEDQATDRAFRIGQKRNVLVHKFVCRGTLEERIDDMIRDKKQLSRELFGGDGQDEVQLTEMSNEQLIDFVSLDITKAKA; encoded by the coding sequence ATGCCAGCACACAAGATCGCGGTACTTCCCTCCGGCCACCTCCATCTCGTCACGGCCACCGCGGAAGACGTCGCATTCGGAATCGCTGCCGAATTACCCGCCAAACTGATAGCGGCGTTCAACAAATCGGCTGCCACGGGACTCACGTCGCTCGTCTCGTCTGCCAGTGACGGATCGCTGCCCGCATCGCTGCAGTTTTGGCGAGCATTTGCCAACAGGTACTTCACCGCACTGCGGCGACGCAATGCGACGGGCGGCCACGACTGGCAATCCCCCGAACCGCCCGACGATGAAACGCTCTGCGAAGTGCTCGCGGCCGCCCCACCGATGCTCGGCCTCGAATACGCCAATCCCAATTCCCTGAGAGAAACCTGGGCGGGCCTCGACGAACAAACCGCCGCCGCGGCCAATAAACGCAAGGGCGGCCTCGCCGGTTACCTGCATTCTCTCCGCCCCGAATGGAACCTGCTCGGCCGCGTCACTTTCCACCTCGCCGAAAACAAAAAAAATCCAGATCGCCCGTTCGCGTTCCTCGCCACCTACACCCAACCCGAATCGACCGGCCGAACACCCCGGCACATTCCATTGTCCGAGGCCTTGAAAGCATCCATCGCCGCCGGCGACACCAAACAACTCGACGCCTTGCTCACCCCCGTCGCCCGCGCAGCCGAATCGTGCCCACCGATCGCGAACATGCTGGAATCCAAAGCACTGTTCGCGCCACAAGCATGGGGAATCGGCCAAGCCTACGAGTTTTTCACGTCCGTCCCGCAACTCGAAGAGAGCGGCGTCATCGTCCGCGTCCCCGACTGGTGGAACGCAGCCCGTCCGCCGCGACCGCAAGTCACCGTGCGGGTCGGCTCGAAATCACAATCCGTCCTCGGCGGTGATTCGCTCGACCTCGATGTCGACGTCAGCGTTGACGGCCAACCACTCAGCCCGGATGAAGTCGCCGCACTCATGAACGCTCGTGAAGGCATGGCGTTGTTGCGAGGCAAATGGGTGCAGGTCGATGCTGAACAGTTGGAATCAGCGCTGCACCAATGGGTAGAACTCCGCGACGCACACGCCACCGGTGTCGGCTTCCTCGAAGGCATGCGACTGCTCTCGGGAGCATCGATCACCGGCAACGACGTTGACGAATCGCTGCAACCTTGGACTCGCATCGAACCAGGCGACTGGCTCGCCGAAACGCTCGACTCACTGCGTGACCCCAGCGACAAACTGGAGCTCGACCCACACAATCGACTCAACGCGTCGCTGCGTCCCTATCAAGCCGACGGCGTCGCGTGGCTGTACTTCGCCACCAAACTCGGTCTTGGCGTTTGCCTCGCCGATGACATGGGTCTCGGTAAAACGATTCAAATCATCTCGCTGCTATTACAACTGAAATACCCGGCAACGAAATCAAAGAAGAAAGCTCCCTCGAAGAACGCCAAGCCGCTGAAAGACACGACCGCGAACCCAAGTCTCTTGATCCTTCCCACCTCGTTGCTGGGCAATTGGCAACGCGAAGTCGAACGGTTCGCTCCCGACCTCAAGTTGTACATCGCTCATCGCAGCAGCGCCGACGCGTCCGAACTCAAACGCATTGCGGACAATCCCGCCAAAGAACTCGCCGGCTACGACCTCGTTGCGACCACTTACGGGCTCGCCCGTAGGCAAAAGTGGCTATCCGAAGTCGATTGGAATCTCGTCATTCTCGACGAAGCTCAAGCGATCAAGAATTCCGGTGCTGCACAAACCAAAGCGATCAAGCAGATCCCCGCGCGCGGACGGATCGCGTTGTCGGGAACTCCCGTCGAAAACCATCTCGGCGATCTGTGGTCGCTCTTCGACTTCTGCTCGCCAGGACTCCTCGGCACGGCTTCCCAGTTCAAAAAGTTTGTCAATTCCAAAGACGAAGCCGACCGGATCGCTCGGCTAGCGAGCGTCCGGCGTTTGATCAGTCCCTACGTGCTGCGGCGGATGAAGACCGATCCTCGCATCGTTCCTGACTTGCCACAAAAGACCGAAATGCGGGTGGATTGCGGACTCACCACGACACAGGTCGCACTTTACAAAGCCGTCACCGATGACCTGCAAAGATCGCTCGACATCGCCTCAGGGATCCAACGCCGCGGTATGGTTCTGGGTGCTCTGATGCAGCTCAAACAAATTTGCAATCATCCTGCCCTTCACCTCAAGCAGTCCGATTTCAACGTCGACGCCTCCGGCAAATACTCACAGCTCCGCTCCATCGCCGAGGCCCTGATCGAAAAACAGGAAAAGATGCTCGTCTTCACACAATTTCAATCGATGTGCGGACCGATCTCCGAATTCCTCTCCGGCGTCTTCAACCGCCAGGGGCTCGTCCTGACAGGCAAAACCGCCACCAAGAAACGCGGCCAATTGGTCAAACAATTCCAAGAGGAATCGGGGCCACCGTTCTTTGTCATCTCCGTCAAAGCAGGCGGCACGGGACTTAATCTCACCGAAGCCTCCCACGTCGTCCATTTCGACCGGTGGTGGAATCCCGCCGTCGAAGACCAAGCCACCGACCGCGCGTTTCGGATCGGACAAAAACGCAACGTACTGGTCCATAAATTTGTTTGCCGGGGCACGCTCGAAGAGCGAATCGACGATATGATTCGCGACAAGAAACAACTCAGCCGCGAGCTGTTCGGCGGTGACGGCCAAGACGAAGTACAGCTAACCGAAATGTCCAACGAACAACTCATCGACTTCGTTTCCCTGGACATCACCAAAGCCAAAGCCTGA
- a CDS encoding SWIM zinc finger family protein has protein sequence MSWHRRFTPYVPVGQRKAEGKLEAQRRLKKGESLQPVEINGRAIATTFWGKGWCSHLEKYCDYSNRLPRGRTYARNGSITDLRISKGKITSMVCGSSLYDITIKIDALPSGRWADIYRSCSSSIHSMMDLMRGRLGDDVIRRITDPQSGMFPASDELHLKCSCPDGAYLCKHLAATLYGVGHRLDTLPDLLFQLRGVDQNDLISQAFSPEGASSAMGLDQGSGLDGADLSDIFGIDLADSPSTPTPVTKQTTKRKEAQKSAARRKSSNKKAVNKKASDKKAVRKKTTAANKRAEPAVTKKAIKKKATKKKAVKKRRTQPSKNSSPTKRAASKKTAVKKAAVKKATAKKAVKKSTPKKPTPQPTTKRKTSQKLPTTKAKSPKPKKAAKHKSS, from the coding sequence ATGTCATGGCACCGACGCTTCACACCCTACGTTCCTGTCGGCCAACGCAAAGCCGAAGGCAAGCTGGAAGCCCAAAGGCGTCTCAAAAAGGGTGAGAGCCTGCAACCGGTCGAAATCAATGGCCGGGCGATAGCCACGACGTTCTGGGGAAAGGGTTGGTGCAGCCATCTCGAAAAGTACTGCGACTACTCCAATCGGCTTCCCCGCGGGCGTACCTACGCCCGCAACGGTTCCATCACCGATTTGCGGATCTCCAAAGGCAAGATCACGTCGATGGTCTGTGGCTCGTCGCTTTATGACATCACGATCAAAATCGATGCCTTGCCTTCCGGCAGATGGGCCGACATTTACCGCAGTTGCAGTTCGTCAATCCACTCGATGATGGACCTAATGCGAGGCAGACTCGGTGACGATGTCATCCGCCGCATCACGGATCCACAGTCCGGAATGTTTCCCGCGAGCGACGAGCTCCACTTGAAGTGCAGTTGCCCGGACGGTGCCTACCTGTGCAAACACCTGGCCGCAACGCTCTACGGCGTGGGGCACCGTCTCGACACCTTACCCGATTTATTGTTCCAACTTCGCGGCGTCGACCAAAACGACTTGATATCACAAGCGTTCAGCCCCGAAGGTGCGTCGTCCGCTATGGGCCTCGACCAAGGGTCCGGACTCGACGGAGCAGACCTCAGCGACATCTTCGGCATTGATTTAGCAGATTCGCCATCCACCCCCACGCCAGTCACCAAACAGACAACCAAACGCAAAGAAGCCCAAAAGAGCGCAGCCAGACGGAAATCATCCAATAAGAAGGCAGTGAATAAGAAAGCCTCCGACAAAAAAGCGGTCCGAAAGAAAACGACCGCTGCCAACAAGCGTGCTGAGCCCGCGGTCACAAAGAAGGCAATCAAAAAGAAAGCGACGAAGAAGAAGGCCGTTAAGAAGCGAAGGACTCAGCCCAGCAAGAATTCCAGCCCGACCAAACGCGCCGCATCCAAGAAAACGGCAGTCAAGAAAGCAGCGGTCAAGAAAGCCACAGCCAAGAAGGCAGTCAAGAAGTCCACTCCAAAGAAGCCGACACCCCAGCCAACAACGAAACGCAAAACATCCCAAAAGCTCCCCACGACCAAAGCAAAAAGCCCCAAGCCAAAGAAAGCCGCAAAACACAAGTCATCCTAA
- a CDS encoding DUF1501 domain-containing protein, which yields MATLIVDLEQTRLLGKTLIVITTEFGRPSGFDSGGGREHQDNSFSCVLAGGGLSNCGAYVQTDQQAKRIEADPVCDPDFYATICAATGVD from the coding sequence GTGGCAACGTTGATTGTTGATTTGGAGCAAACGCGATTGCTCGGCAAAACACTGATCGTCATCACGACCGAGTTCGGGCGACCTTCCGGCTTCGACAGCGGCGGCGGACGCGAGCATCAAGATAACTCGTTCTCCTGCGTGCTCGCTGGCGGTGGACTGTCCAACTGCGGTGCGTACGTTCAAACCGACCAGCAAGCGAAACGCATCGAGGCCGATCCGGTCTGTGACCCCGACTTCTATGCAACAATCTGCGCCGCCACCGGTGTCGATTAG
- a CDS encoding peroxidase-related enzyme (This protein belongs to a clade of uncharacterized proteins related to peroxidases such as the alkylhydroperoxidase AhpD.) yields MQRFPLRQEAETTEEVGVIYRDFQQGMGFPDVPSFIRVQATSPGMLAGTWGLIKNILLEGALPRATKELIFVAISVDRECKYCRDAHTACCRILGVEENTIQAVMEGLSEELPDHIRDVLQFAVKCSSGPHQLTDGDFATLRRHGFDDEQSLEVIATAAMAIYAITIADATMLDSDKLFSSV; encoded by the coding sequence ATGCAACGCTTCCCATTAAGGCAAGAAGCCGAGACAACGGAAGAGGTCGGGGTGATCTATCGCGACTTTCAGCAGGGGATGGGGTTCCCAGACGTTCCGAGCTTCATTCGTGTGCAGGCAACGTCCCCAGGAATGCTGGCGGGCACATGGGGACTGATCAAAAATATTCTGTTGGAGGGGGCTCTGCCGCGTGCCACCAAGGAATTGATCTTTGTGGCAATCTCAGTGGATCGTGAGTGCAAGTATTGCCGTGACGCGCACACGGCATGTTGTCGAATCTTGGGCGTTGAAGAGAACACGATCCAAGCGGTGATGGAAGGCTTGAGCGAGGAGCTGCCTGATCACATTCGGGACGTTTTGCAGTTTGCAGTGAAATGTTCGTCTGGGCCACACCAGTTGACGGACGGAGATTTTGCGACTTTACGACGGCACGGGTTTGATGATGAACAATCGTTGGAGGTGATCGCAACCGCGGCGATGGCGATTTACGCGATCACCATTGCTGACGCGACGATGTTGGATTCCGATAAGTTGTTCTCGTCGGTTTGA
- a CDS encoding aldo/keto reductase, translating to MKSRPLGKSGIGASVVGFGAWAIGGWTWGGTDEQESIRAIHAFLDAGGSLIDTAPIYGFGRSEEIVGKAIADRRDQVVLATKCSMRWDLSESQKKRAKMKFSTSEDMFDQPGSRSEGSFDVFIYAGADGIREEVEQSLKRLQTDVIDLYQTHWQDDDVAIEEKISTLEDLRREGKIRAIGVSNASVEQIETYQQFGQVDTDQEKYSMLDRAMEQSNLAKCDRDSIGFLAYSPLSQGLLTGKIQPDREYPEGDQRRSKERFQPDNVQKVNAMLDPMRPIAEKHQVSLAQLTIAWTLAQPGCSHVLAGARNPQQATDNAGAGEVELSSDELATITQAVHGYDGV from the coding sequence ATGAAGAGTCGTCCACTTGGGAAATCGGGGATTGGTGCGTCGGTCGTCGGGTTTGGTGCTTGGGCGATCGGGGGGTGGACGTGGGGTGGTACGGACGAGCAGGAATCGATTCGTGCGATCCATGCTTTCCTGGATGCCGGAGGCTCTCTGATTGATACTGCGCCGATCTATGGTTTTGGCCGCAGTGAGGAGATCGTGGGGAAGGCGATTGCCGATCGTCGTGATCAAGTGGTGTTGGCAACGAAGTGCTCGATGCGTTGGGATCTTTCTGAATCGCAAAAGAAGCGAGCGAAAATGAAGTTCTCGACCAGCGAGGATATGTTTGATCAACCGGGCAGCCGATCGGAAGGTAGTTTTGACGTGTTCATCTACGCCGGTGCCGACGGGATCCGTGAAGAGGTGGAACAAAGTTTGAAGCGATTGCAAACCGACGTGATCGATTTGTATCAAACGCACTGGCAAGACGACGATGTTGCGATTGAAGAGAAAATATCGACGTTGGAGGATCTGCGGCGTGAAGGCAAAATCCGTGCGATCGGCGTGTCGAACGCTTCGGTCGAGCAGATTGAAACCTACCAGCAGTTCGGGCAGGTCGACACCGACCAGGAGAAGTACTCGATGCTGGACCGGGCGATGGAGCAGTCCAATTTGGCGAAGTGTGATCGTGATTCCATCGGGTTCCTGGCCTACAGTCCACTCAGCCAAGGTTTGCTGACCGGGAAGATTCAGCCGGATCGCGAATACCCGGAGGGTGACCAACGTCGATCCAAAGAGCGTTTTCAACCGGACAATGTGCAAAAGGTGAACGCGATGCTGGACCCGATGCGGCCCATTGCGGAGAAGCATCAGGTGAGTCTGGCCCAGCTGACGATCGCTTGGACGCTTGCCCAACCGGGTTGCTCGCATGTTCTGGCCGGTGCTCGGAATCCGCAACAGGCGACCGATAACGCTGGAGCCGGCGAGGTGGAGTTGAGTAGCGATGAATTGGCGACAATCACGCAAGCGGTGCACGGTTACGACGGTGTGTAA